Proteins encoded within one genomic window of Lepidochelys kempii isolate rLepKem1 chromosome 11, rLepKem1.hap2, whole genome shotgun sequence:
- the LOC140895896 gene encoding uncharacterized protein, with product MQSSSAQVTMMESQNRKRAPAWTEREVRDLIAVWGEESVLSELRSSFRNAKTFVKISQGMKDRGHNRDPKQCHVKLKELRQAYQKTREANSRSGSEPQTCRFYDELHAILGGSATTTPAVLFDSFNGDGGNTEAGFGDEEDEEEEEEVVDSSQQASGETGFPDSQELFLTLDLEPVPPEPTQGCLLDPAGGEGTSAACVSMITGSSPSQRLVKLRKKKKRTRDEMFSELMLSSHTDRAQMNAWRQIMSECRKAQNDREERWRAEESKWRAEESKWRAEDRAEAQMWRQRDERRQDSMLRLLQDQTRMLQCMVELQQRQLEHRLPLLPLCNQPPSSPSSIASTPRRPRTRWGGPPANQPLHNRGLPKKKKAVIQ from the exons atgcagagctcatcagcacaggtgaccatgatggagtcccagaatcgcaaaagagctccagcatggaccgaacgggaggtacgggatctgatcgctgtttggggagaggaatccgtgctatcagaactccgttccagttttcgaaatgccaaaacctttgtgaaaatctcccagggcatgaaggacagaggccataacagggacccgaagcagtgccacgtgaaactgaaggagctgaggcaagcctaccagaaaaccagagaggcgaacagccgctctgggtcagagccccaaacatgccgcttctatgatgagctgcatgccattttagggggttcagccaccactaccccagccgtgttgtttgactccttcaatggagatggaggcaatacggaagcaggttttggggacgaagaagatgaggaggaggaggaggaggttgtagatagctcacagcaagcaagcggagaaaccggttttcccgacagccaggaactgtttctcaccctagacctggagccagtaccccccgaacccacccaaggctgcctcctggacccagcaggcggagaagggacctctg ctgcatgtgtttcaatgatcacaggatcttctccttcccagaggctagtgaagcttagaaagaaaaaaaaacgcactcgcgatgaaatgttctccgagctcatgctgtcctcccacactgacagagcacagatgaatgcgtggaggcaaataatgtcagagtgcaggaaagcacaaaatgaccgggaggagaggtggcgggctgaagagagtaagtggcgggctgaagagagtaagtggcgggctgaagacagggctgaagctcaaatgtggcggcagcgtgatgagaggaggcaggattcaatgctgaggctgctgcaggaccaaaccagaatgctccagtgtatggttgagctgcagcaaaggcagctggagcacagactgccactgctgcccctctgtaaccaaccgccctcctccccaagttccatagcctccacacccagacgcccaagaacgcggtggggggggcctccggccaaccagccactccacaacagaggattgcccaaaaaaaagaaggctgtcattcaataa